In a single window of the Scyliorhinus torazame isolate Kashiwa2021f chromosome 2, sScyTor2.1, whole genome shotgun sequence genome:
- the LOC140393332 gene encoding gamma-crystallin S-1-like, with protein MGKIIFYEDRNFQGRHYECSSDCADLSPYFSRCNSMRVESDWWVMYERPNYMGYQYVLSKGEYPDYQRWMGFNDSIGSCRTYPYHQGDSYRMKIYERSDFGGQMMEFMDDCPSVYDRFRYRDIHSCHVMDGYWTFYEHPNYRGRQYFMRPGEYRRFSDWGASCSTIGSFRRMGNF; from the exons ATGGGGAAG attaTCTTTTATGAGGACAGGAACTTCCAGGGCCGGCACTATGAGTGCAGCAGTGACTGTGCTGACCTGTCCCCTTACTTCAGCCGCTGTAACTCCATGCGTGTTGAGAGTGATTGGTGGGTGATGTATGAGAGACCCAATTACATGGGATACCAGTATGTTCTGAGCAAGGGAGAATATCCTGACTACCAGCGCTGGATGGGATTCAATGACAGCATCGGGTCATGTCGCACCTACCCATAT CACCAAGGAGATTCATACAGAATGAAGATTTACGAGAGATCTGACTTTGGAGGACAGATGATGGAATTCATGGATGACTGTCCATCTGTCTACGATCGATTCCGTTACCGTGACATCCACTCCTGCCATGTGATGGACGGTTACTGGACCTTCTATGAACATCCCAACTACAGAGGCCGACAGTACTTCATGAGACCCGGTGAATACAGGAGATTCAGCGACTGGGGTGCCTCTTGCTCAACTATTGGATCTTTCAGGCGAATGGGAAATTTCTAG